In the Clupea harengus chromosome 16, Ch_v2.0.2, whole genome shotgun sequence genome, one interval contains:
- the slc26a3.2 gene encoding solute carrier family 26 member 3, tandem duplicate 2 isoform X2, translating to MQPAGKHYVVSRPLYSEDAFAEEHKKTTRKRKTLRNHIKQYFTCDCNRVKNAALSLLPIIGWIKIYRVKEWLLNDIVSGVSTGLVAVLQGLAYSLLASIPPWYGLFAAFFPVITYFFLGTSRHISVGAFPVLSLMVGTVVTRLVPDDGPPANITGFEGLTMDEQRAMVAASVTFLMGIFQLGMGLLQVGFIVMYLSDTLVSGFTTAAAVHILVSQLKFVFGLTVPGFSGPLSIIYTLESIFGQITKTNICDLVTAIVVMVVVFIVKELNDRYKSKLPVPIPIEVIMTVIACGISYAVDFKEKYNVDIVGKIPSGFEPPTAPSLQIFQMTAVDTFPMAIVGFAVAFSVAKVYAVKHDYLIDGNQELIAFGVSNIFGATFKSLAASTALSRSAVQESTGGKTQIAGLLSAIIVMIVILAVGFLLEPLQKSVLGAVVIINLKGMLMQVREVPYLWRKDRPDCVVWLVTCVASILLGLDLGLGVGLGVELLTVVFRTQFPRCSVLANIKGTDIYRDRKDYLSIYEPEGVKIFRIPSPIFFANIEFFRGKLVEAVGFNPLRILRKRNKALRKIKKLLKKGELQVTAKGLLPSGSSPIVESEDESKMEDLDLPSDYSELPVQVNWNSQLPANICVPQVPIHSLVLDFAAVSFVDMSAMKGLKGALKEFIRVDVNIYIVACDMYVYEKLHSCKFFDDEIQTSMFFLTLHDAMLHILERHPDTSKLDSVSEKVFSDEKFDSLSNGRGSLRSRERTDKPGETKF from the exons ATGCAGCCGGCAGGTAAGCACTATGTGGTCTCCAGGCCACTGTACTCGGAGGACGCCTTTGCAGAGGAGCATAAGAAGACCACAAGAAAGCGAAAGACGCTGAGGAACCACATCAAACAGTACTTTAC CTGTGACTGCAATCGTGTGAAGAATGCTGCTCTGTCCCTGCTGCCCATCATCGGCTGGATCAAAATCTACCGAGTGAAGGAATGGTTGCTGAATGACATCGTCTCTGGGGTCAGTACTGGACTAGTGGCTGTGCTCCAAG GTTTGGCTTACAGCCTCCTGGCTTCCATCCCTCCCTGGTACGGCCTGTTTGCAGCGTTCTTCCCCGTGATCACTTACTTCTTTCTGGGAACCTCGAGACACATCTCTGTGG GCGCGTTCCCCGTGTTGAGTCTGATGGTTGGAACTGTGGTCACCAGGCTGGTGCCAGACGATGGCCCCCCCGCCAACATCACTGGCTTTGAGGGCTTGACCATGGATGAGCAGAGGGCCATGGTGGCAGCTTCTGTCACCTTCCTCATGGGCATATTCCAG CTGGGCATGGGGCTACTTCAGGTGGGCTTCATAGTCATGTACCTGTCGGACACCCTGGTGTCTGGCTTTACCACAGCTGCTGCTGTGCACATCCTGGTGTCCCAGCTGAAGTTTGTGTTCGGCCTCACGGTGCCTGGCTTCAGTGGACCGCTCTCCATCATCTAC ACCCTGGAAAGCATATTCGGGCAAATCACGAAAACAAACATCTGTGACTTGGTCACAGCCATCGTGGTGATGGTTGTGGTGTTCATCGTTAAGGAGCTTAACGACAGATACAAGTCAAAGCTTCCTGTACCCATACCTATAGAGGTCATAATG ACTGTTATAGCTTGTGGGATCTCTTACGCAGTCGACTTCAAAGAAAAATATAACGTAGATATTGTGGGGAAAATACCAAGCGG GTTTGAGCCCCCAACGGCTCCCAGCCTGCAAATCTTCCAGATGACAGCAGTGGATACATTTCCCATGGCTATAGTGGGGTTTGCTGTGGCCTTCTCCGTTGCAAAAGTCTATGCTGTAAAACATGATTACCTCATCGATGGAAACCAG GAGCTCATTGCTTTTGGAGTCAGTAACATCTTCGGGGCGACTTTCAAATCCTTGGCAGCGAGTACCGCTCTTTCCAGGAGTGCTGTGCAGGAAAGCACAGGAGGTAAAACACAG ATTGCTGGCCTTCTCTCAGCTATCATAGTTATGATCGTTATCTTGGCAGTTGGGTTTCTACTGGAGCCTCTTCAGAAG TCTGTTCTGGGAGCTGTGGTTATTATTAACCTGAAAGGGATGCTAATGCAGGTTAGAGAGGTGCCCTACCTCTGGAGGAAAGATCGTCCTGACTGT GTGGTGTGGCTGGTGACGTGTGTGGCCTCCATCCTCCTGGGTCTAGATCTGGGACTGGGTGTGGGGTTGGGCGTCGAGCTGCTCACTGTCGTCTTCAGGACTCAGTT CCCTCGCTGCAGTGTCCTGGCGAACATCAAAGGCACTGACATCTACCGAGATCGGAAGGACTACCTGAGC ATTTATGAGCCGGAGGGAGTGAAGATCTTTAGAATTCCCTCTCCAATATTCTTCGCTAACATTGAGTTCTTCAGAGGGAAGCTTGTGGAAGCA GTTGGTTTTAACCCTTTGAGAATTTtgagaaagaggaacaaagCCCTGAGGAAgatcaagaagcttttgaagaagGGAGAACTCCAGGTTACAGCT AAGGGACTACTGCCCAGTGGTTCCAGCCCCATCGTGGAGTCGGAAGATGAGAGCAAAATGGAGGATCTGGACCTGCCCTCAGACTACTCCGAGCTGCCGGTGCAGGTGAACTGGAACTCCCAGCTCCCCGCCAACATCTGTGTGCCCCAAGTGCCCATCCACAGCCTCGTCCTGGACTTCGCTGCCGTCTCCTTCGTTGACATGTCGGCCATGAAGGGCCTCAAAGGG GCTCTGAAGGAGTTTATTCGGGTTGATGTCAACATCTACATCGTGGCTTGTGACA TGTACGTGTATGAGAAATTGCACAGCTGCAAGTTTTTCGACGACGAGATCCAGACGTCCATGTTCTTCCTGACCCTGCATGATGCCATGCTTCACATTCTAGAGAGACACCCTGACACGAGCAAACTAGACAGTGTTTCCGAGAAG gTGTTCTCAGACGAAAAATTCGACAGCCTAAGTAATGGCAGAGGTAGTCTGCGCAGCCGAGAGCGAACG GACAAACCAGGAGAGACCAAGTTTTAA
- the slc26a3.2 gene encoding solute carrier family 26 member 3, tandem duplicate 2 isoform X1 has product MQPAGKHYVVSRPLYSEDAFAEEHKKTTRKRKTLRNHIKQYFTCDCNRVKNAALSLLPIIGWIKIYRVKEWLLNDIVSGVSTGLVAVLQGLAYSLLASIPPWYGLFAAFFPVITYFFLGTSRHISVGAFPVLSLMVGTVVTRLVPDDGPPANITGFEGLTMDEQRAMVAASVTFLMGIFQLGMGLLQVGFIVMYLSDTLVSGFTTAAAVHILVSQLKFVFGLTVPGFSGPLSIIYTLESIFGQITKTNICDLVTAIVVMVVVFIVKELNDRYKSKLPVPIPIEVIMTVIACGISYAVDFKEKYNVDIVGKIPSGFEPPTAPSLQIFQMTAVDTFPMAIVGFAVAFSVAKVYAVKHDYLIDGNQELIAFGVSNIFGATFKSLAASTALSRSAVQESTGGKTQIAGLLSAIIVMIVILAVGFLLEPLQKSVLGAVVIINLKGMLMQVREVPYLWRKDRPDCVVWLVTCVASILLGLDLGLGVGLGVELLTVVFRTQFPRCSVLANIKGTDIYRDRKDYLSIYEPEGVKIFRIPSPIFFANIEFFRGKLVEAVGFNPLRILRKRNKALRKIKKLLKKGELQVTAKGLLPSGSSPIVESEDESKMEDLDLPSDYSELPVQVNWNSQLPANICVPQVPIHSLVLDFAAVSFVDMSAMKGLKGALKEFIRVDVNIYIVACDMYVYEKLHSCKFFDDEIQTSMFFLTLHDAMLHILERHPDTSKLDSVSEKVFSDEKFDSLSNGRGSLRSRERTQDKPGETKF; this is encoded by the exons ATGCAGCCGGCAGGTAAGCACTATGTGGTCTCCAGGCCACTGTACTCGGAGGACGCCTTTGCAGAGGAGCATAAGAAGACCACAAGAAAGCGAAAGACGCTGAGGAACCACATCAAACAGTACTTTAC CTGTGACTGCAATCGTGTGAAGAATGCTGCTCTGTCCCTGCTGCCCATCATCGGCTGGATCAAAATCTACCGAGTGAAGGAATGGTTGCTGAATGACATCGTCTCTGGGGTCAGTACTGGACTAGTGGCTGTGCTCCAAG GTTTGGCTTACAGCCTCCTGGCTTCCATCCCTCCCTGGTACGGCCTGTTTGCAGCGTTCTTCCCCGTGATCACTTACTTCTTTCTGGGAACCTCGAGACACATCTCTGTGG GCGCGTTCCCCGTGTTGAGTCTGATGGTTGGAACTGTGGTCACCAGGCTGGTGCCAGACGATGGCCCCCCCGCCAACATCACTGGCTTTGAGGGCTTGACCATGGATGAGCAGAGGGCCATGGTGGCAGCTTCTGTCACCTTCCTCATGGGCATATTCCAG CTGGGCATGGGGCTACTTCAGGTGGGCTTCATAGTCATGTACCTGTCGGACACCCTGGTGTCTGGCTTTACCACAGCTGCTGCTGTGCACATCCTGGTGTCCCAGCTGAAGTTTGTGTTCGGCCTCACGGTGCCTGGCTTCAGTGGACCGCTCTCCATCATCTAC ACCCTGGAAAGCATATTCGGGCAAATCACGAAAACAAACATCTGTGACTTGGTCACAGCCATCGTGGTGATGGTTGTGGTGTTCATCGTTAAGGAGCTTAACGACAGATACAAGTCAAAGCTTCCTGTACCCATACCTATAGAGGTCATAATG ACTGTTATAGCTTGTGGGATCTCTTACGCAGTCGACTTCAAAGAAAAATATAACGTAGATATTGTGGGGAAAATACCAAGCGG GTTTGAGCCCCCAACGGCTCCCAGCCTGCAAATCTTCCAGATGACAGCAGTGGATACATTTCCCATGGCTATAGTGGGGTTTGCTGTGGCCTTCTCCGTTGCAAAAGTCTATGCTGTAAAACATGATTACCTCATCGATGGAAACCAG GAGCTCATTGCTTTTGGAGTCAGTAACATCTTCGGGGCGACTTTCAAATCCTTGGCAGCGAGTACCGCTCTTTCCAGGAGTGCTGTGCAGGAAAGCACAGGAGGTAAAACACAG ATTGCTGGCCTTCTCTCAGCTATCATAGTTATGATCGTTATCTTGGCAGTTGGGTTTCTACTGGAGCCTCTTCAGAAG TCTGTTCTGGGAGCTGTGGTTATTATTAACCTGAAAGGGATGCTAATGCAGGTTAGAGAGGTGCCCTACCTCTGGAGGAAAGATCGTCCTGACTGT GTGGTGTGGCTGGTGACGTGTGTGGCCTCCATCCTCCTGGGTCTAGATCTGGGACTGGGTGTGGGGTTGGGCGTCGAGCTGCTCACTGTCGTCTTCAGGACTCAGTT CCCTCGCTGCAGTGTCCTGGCGAACATCAAAGGCACTGACATCTACCGAGATCGGAAGGACTACCTGAGC ATTTATGAGCCGGAGGGAGTGAAGATCTTTAGAATTCCCTCTCCAATATTCTTCGCTAACATTGAGTTCTTCAGAGGGAAGCTTGTGGAAGCA GTTGGTTTTAACCCTTTGAGAATTTtgagaaagaggaacaaagCCCTGAGGAAgatcaagaagcttttgaagaagGGAGAACTCCAGGTTACAGCT AAGGGACTACTGCCCAGTGGTTCCAGCCCCATCGTGGAGTCGGAAGATGAGAGCAAAATGGAGGATCTGGACCTGCCCTCAGACTACTCCGAGCTGCCGGTGCAGGTGAACTGGAACTCCCAGCTCCCCGCCAACATCTGTGTGCCCCAAGTGCCCATCCACAGCCTCGTCCTGGACTTCGCTGCCGTCTCCTTCGTTGACATGTCGGCCATGAAGGGCCTCAAAGGG GCTCTGAAGGAGTTTATTCGGGTTGATGTCAACATCTACATCGTGGCTTGTGACA TGTACGTGTATGAGAAATTGCACAGCTGCAAGTTTTTCGACGACGAGATCCAGACGTCCATGTTCTTCCTGACCCTGCATGATGCCATGCTTCACATTCTAGAGAGACACCCTGACACGAGCAAACTAGACAGTGTTTCCGAGAAG gTGTTCTCAGACGAAAAATTCGACAGCCTAAGTAATGGCAGAGGTAGTCTGCGCAGCCGAGAGCGAACG CAGGACAAACCAGGAGAGACCAAGTTTTAA
- the slc26a4 gene encoding pendrin translates to MDQEESAMDPQLPEKRYCVSRPIYSTPSFEVDSERQERQDNSSLRQTLTNSSGCSSKSSLQMLKRCLPIIDWLSRYPIKEWLLNDVISGVSTGLVCSLQGMAYALLVSVAPVYGLYSAFFPILTYFLFGTSRHISVGPFPVTCLMVGSVVLSLVPDHPSVLPGNGTHPNGTEEDLEVRRIMVASTMTVVVGLFQVAMGLLQVGFLVRYLSDPLVGGFTTAAALHVFISQIKIVLSVPTDSHNGPFSIFKTLIDVFTNIHQTNVADLVAGLLTIAVVMAVKEVNAKFQHKIPVPIPIEVLVTVVAAGVSYAVDLDSRYGASIVRSIPRGFVPPQAPNTELFLEILGSSFSTAVVGYAVAVSVAKVYAAKHDYTIDGNQELLAFGVSNVLCGFFSSFVASTALSRTAVQESTGGRSQVAGIISAVLVMVVILALGNLLEPLQKSVLAGIVIANLKGMFLQVTEVLSLWRQNRTDCSIWIATCVACVVLGLDVGLLAGLVFEMATVVIRTQFPLCSSLGNIPGSDIYRNMKDYKKIAEVPGIKIFKCNSPIYFANIDYFKERLRDIVGFDAVRVFKKRNKALKKIHKLIKKGKLKASENGELSVVSLGVDNEAFESEQDPETVDVRVDWTSDLPVSVSVPQVLIHSLVLDFSAVSFLDVVAVKSLRLVIKEFLRIGVSVYIAACDDDLIRRMESLALFDDVVTRDLLFLSVHDAILFIKLEVASKNTSNPIIDKEPLPFTEEEDLIETYDNQPRAIHELSN, encoded by the exons ATGGATCAGGAGGAGTCTGCTATGGATCCTCAGCTCCCGGAGAAGAGGTACTGCGTCTCCCGGCCGATCTACTCCACCCCGAGCTTTGAGGTGGACAGCGAGCGGCAGGAGCGCCAGGACAACAGCAGCCTGCGGCAGACGCTCACCAATTCCTCTGG ATGTTCAAGCAAGAGCTCTCTCCAGATGCTAAAAAGATGTCTGCCAATCATCGACTGGCTCTCAAGATACCCAATTAAAGAATGGCTCCTGAATGATGTCATCTCTGGAGTAAGCACTGGATTGGTTTGCAGCTTACAGG GTATGGCATATGCTCTGCTGGTGTCAGTGGCTCCAGTATATGGACTGTACTCTGCTTTCTTCCCTATTCTCACCTATTTTCTGTTTGGGACATCCAGGCATATATCTGTGG GTCCCTTCCCGGTGACGTGTCTGATGGTGGGGTCGGTGGTGTTGAGCCTGGTTCCTGATCACCCTTCTGTCCTCCCTGGGAACGGCACACACCCCAACGGCACAGAGGAGGACCTGGAGGTCAGGAGGATCATGGTGGCGTCCACAATGACTGTGGTGGTGGGGCTGTTTCAG GTGGCCATGGGCTTATTGCAGGTGGGCTTCCTGGTGCGGTACCTGTCCGACCCACTGGTGGGGGGGTTCACCACGGCGGCCGCGTTACACGTCTTCATCTCGCAGATCAAGATCGTGCTCTCCGTCCCCACCGACAGCCACAACGGCCCCTTCTCCATCTTCAAG ACACTCATTGATGTTTTCACCAACATTCATCAAACAAACGTGGCTGATCTTGTGGCCGGTTTGCTGACGATTGCCGTAGTGATGGCTGTGAAAGAGGTCAACGCCAAATTCCAGCACAAGATTCCCGTCCCTATCCCCATTGAAGTTCTGGTG acCGTGGTAGCGGCGGGGGTTTCTTACGCCGTGGACCTGGACTCCCGCTACGGCGCCAGCATTGTCCGAAGCATCCCGCGGGG GTTTGTGCCACCCCAGGCCCCAAACACAGAGCTGTTTCTGGAGATTCTTGGCTCCAGCTTCTCCACTGCAGTGGTAGGGTATGCggtggctgtgtctgtggctaAGGTCTATGCTGCCAAACACGACTACACCATTGATGGCAATCAG GAGCTGCTGGCGTTCGGCGTAAGTAATGTTCTGTGCGGATTCTTCTCCAGTTTTGTGGCCAGCACAGCGCTGTCCCGGACGGCAGTGCAGGAGAGCACTGGGGGGAGAAGCCAG GTTGCTGGCATCATCTCTGCCGTCCTGGTGATGGTTGTAATCCTGGCCCTAGGGAACCTTCTGGAACCACTGCAAAAG TCTGTGTTGGCGGGGATCGTGATCGCTAACCTGAAAGGAATGTTCCTACAGGTCACGGAAGTTCTGTCGCTGTGGAGACAGAACAGGACAGACTGT TCCATCTGGATAGCCACCTGTGTGGCGTGCGTGGTGCTGGGGCTGGATGTGGGACTATTAGCAGGCCTGGTCTTTGAGATGGCCACTGTCGTCATCAGAACACAGTT TCCTTTATGTTCATCCCTGGGAAATATCCCTGGATCTGACATCTATAGGAACATGAAGGACTATAAAAAA ATTGCCGAAGTTCCTGGAATAAAGATTTTCAAGTGCAACTCACCCATATATTTTGCCAACATTGACTACTTCAAGGAGCGTCTAAGAGACATA GTGGGGTTTGACGCAGTGAGGGTTTTTAAGAAGAGGAACAAGGCACTGAAGAAAATCCACAAGCTCATCAAAAAAGGAAAACTGAAGGCTTCTGAG AATGGAGAGCTGTCCGTGGTGTCCCTGGGCGTGGACAACGAGGCGTTTGAGAGCGAGCAGGACCCAGAGACAGTGGACGTGCGCGTGGACTGGACCTCAGACCTGCCTGTCAGTGTGTCGGTGCCACAGGTTCTGATCCACAGCCTGGTGCTGGACTTCTCTGCAGTCTCCTTCCTGGACGTGGTGGCAGTAAAGTCCTTAAGACTG GTCATTAAGGAATTCCTGCGAATAGGTGTCAGCGTGTACATTGCTGCCTGTGATG ACGACCTAATCAGGAGAATGGAGAGTCTGGCACTCTTTGATGATGTCGTGACCAGAgacctgctcttcctctcagtGCATGATGCCATCCTCTTCATCAAACTTGAAGTGGCCAGTAAAAACACATCCAATCCTATCATAGACAAG GAACCTTTGCCTTtcactgaggaggaggacctGATAGAGACCTACGATAACCAGCCAAGG GCCATCCATGAGCTGTCCAACTGA